From a single Sparus aurata chromosome 13, fSpaAur1.1, whole genome shotgun sequence genomic region:
- the guca1d gene encoding guanylate cyclase activator 1d, with the protein MGNHGSNLDDILAEDMHHWYNKFMRESPSGLITLFELKAILGLKGMSENANSYVEQVFFTFDMDGDGYIDFVEYIAAISLMLKGEINQKLKWYFKLFDQDGNGKIDREELETIFSAVQDITRNRDIDPEEIVALIFERIDVKGEGELTLEEFIEGAKDHEDIMDMLKKMMDLTPVLIIIVEGREG; encoded by the exons ATGGGGAACCACGGCTCGAACCTGGACGACATCCTGGCGGAGGACATGCACCACTGGTACAACAAGTTCATGCGAGAGTCTCCGTCGGGCCTCATCACGCTGTTCGAGCTGAAGGCCATCCTGGGCCTGAAGGGCATGAGCGAGAACGCCAACAGCTACGTGGAGCAGGTCTTCTTCACCTTCGACATGGACGGG GACGGTTACATCGACTTTGTGGAGTACATCGCAGCCATCAGCCTGATGCTGAAAGGAGAAATCAACCAGAAACTAAAGTGGTACTTCAAACTGTTCGACCAGGACGGCAACGGAAAGATCgacagggaagaactggagaCCATCTTCTCG GCCGTCCAGGACATCACCCGGAACAGAGACATCGACCCCGAGGAGATCGTCGCGCTCATATTTGAGAGGATCGATGTGAAGGGAGAAG GTGAGCTGACGCTGGAGGAGTTCATTGAAGGAGCCAAAGACCACGAAGACATCATGGACATGCTGAAGAAGATGATGGACCTGACGCCCGTGTTAATCATCATCGTGGAGGGCCGCGAGGGCTGA